One genomic region from Ptychodera flava strain L36383 chromosome 5, AS_Pfla_20210202, whole genome shotgun sequence encodes:
- the LOC139132648 gene encoding speract receptor-like yields MAVSSVLNIALFIAFSSFTLFNSVQSQIDENKTITIGFLIPLSDPFDNVEIPVIGGVSGALDFAVELVNKYIMGKGYEFAYKFENTGYETNVALNRLGKFWRAGMPAVIGPGFTCAYEGKLAGALNLPLIDYLCEDEVVEDRTLYPTYIRYNPPGKDVAYAIVGLFHLWEWSRCSIISNDNARYQSVTDTLQRLFEQDGVEVTNYRTFNGGFVPEYDNGITVDWDTMLDDIASTTRIYVFIGTVMQHRDFLLKLNDRGMLDRGEAFTISTAIEHRLYGLTLYAENIFNHWDDDTVKGLLKYTVIVEQEVPKGDFSLYNGFVDEYVQRTADIFTPYFSEYHVSIIPNNVTV; encoded by the exons ATGGCGGTTTCGAGTGTGCTGAATATAGCGCTGTTTATAGCGTTCAGCAGTTTCACTCTCTTCAATTCTGTTCAGTCGCAAATCGACGAAAACAAGACCATCACAATTGGATTTCTCATCCCGCTGTCGGATCCCTTCGACAATGTTGAAATTCCTGTTATTGGCGGCGTTTCTGGTGCACTTGACTTCGCTGTTGAACTCGTCAATAAGTACATCATGGGAAAAG gCTATGAGTTCGCATACAAATTTGAGAATACCGGATACGAAACGAACGTCGCTCTCAACCGACTGGGAAAATTCTGGCGTGCTGGTATGCCAGCTGTCATCGGGCCTGGTTTTACCTGTGCCTATGAAGGCAAACTTGCGGGTGCTCTGAACTTACCACTTATCGATTAT CTTTGTGAAGACGAAGTTGTGGAAGACCGAACCCTATACCCGACCTACATTCGGTATAACCCTCCTGGTAAAGATGTTGCTTATGCCATCGTTGGATTGTTTCATCTTTGGGAATGGAGTCGCTGTTCTATCATCAGTAACGACAACGCTAGATATCAGTCTGTAACCGACACTCTGCAACGTCTCTTTGAACAAGATGGCGTCGAAGTGACAAACTATCGCACTTTTAACGGAGGTTTTGTTCCTGAATATGATAATGGCATTACAGTGGACTGGGATACCATGTTAGATGATATTGCTTCAACTACAAGAA tTTACGTGTTTATTGGAACCGTCATGCAACACAGAGATTTCCTGTTAAAACTTAATGATAGAGGCATGCTGGATAGGGGCGAGGCATTCACCATATCAACAGCTATTGAACATCGACTCTACGGTTTGACCTTGTATGCCGAAA ACATTTTCAACCACTGGGACGATGACACTGTGAAAGGACTATTGAAGTATACAGTGATTGTCGAACAGGAAGTACCAAAAGGTGATTTCTCCCTCTACAATGGTTTCGTCGATGAATACGTCCAGAGAACAGCTGATATATTTACTCCCTATTTCAGTGAATATCATGTAAGTATAATTCCAAATAATGTGACAGTCTGA
- the LOC139132418 gene encoding speract receptor-like produces MPVCGFFNELCPDNVTKIAVPVAVVGFLIIAIIVFYFYRRRKYEAELDSLVWKIDFEEVKTRGDRAKSGFSVKSMVMSTVSMITNQEAQQIFAKTGTYRDTVCAIKPVNKHHIDLTRRIRQELKMMRDMRHDNICKFIGASVDRPHICILMEYCPKGSLQDILENEKVKLDDMFIASIIADIMKGMIYLHSSEIRSHGNLKSSNCVIDNRWVLQITDYGLGDFKKGQLVEDVGEYAYYSNLFWRAPEHLREGDNMPCAGSSKGDVYSFAIILQEIYARSQPYYLNDEEPKEIIKNVIDEDEPHFRPNISELKESDEVPDCVIEVMEHCWVEDPINRPDFLGAKEMLKPLQKGLKPNILDNMIAIMERYSNQLEEIVDERTQELRHEKRRVEGLLHRMLPSSIASQLMKGISVQPEAFEMVTIFFSDIVGFTALSAASTPIQVVNMLNDLYTCFDAIIANYDVYKVETIGDAYMLVSGLPIRNGINHAGQIASAAWHLLESIQTFRVRHRPDETLRLRIGIHSGPCVAGVVGLAMPRYCLFGDTVNTASRMESNGLPLKIHVSPECKAVLDKIGGYELEERGLVAMKGKGEILTYWLAGQDPSYKIDKIKPPEQDTTET; encoded by the exons ATGCCCGTCTGTGGTTTTTTCAACGAACTGTGTCCAG ACAATGTCACAAAGATTGCTGTGCCCGTCGCTGTAGTAGGATTTCTAATAATCGCTATCATCGTCTTTTACTTTTATAG GAGACGCAAATACGAGGCAGAGTTGGACAGTCTTGTATGGAAGATAGACTTTGAGGAGGTAAAGACACGAGGTGATCGAGCAAAATCAGGATTCTCTGTCAAAAGTATG GTGATGAGTACTGTCTCTATGATAACAAACCAGGAAGCTCAGCAGATCTTTGCCAAAACCGGAACATACAGG GATACCGTTTGTGCCATCAAACCTGTCAATAAACACCACATCGATCTAACTAGACGTATTCGACAAGAACTGAAAATG ATGCGTGATATGCGGCATGATAACATTTGCAAATTTATCGGCGCATCTGTTGACCGACCTCACATCTGTATTCTCATGGAGTATTGTCCAAAAGGCAGTCTCCAG GATATTTTGgaaaatgaaaaagtaaaacTCGACGATATGTTTATTGCTTCAATCATCGCTGATATCATGAAGGGAATGATTTATCTACATAGCAGTGAAATCCGTTCCCATGGCAACCTGAAATCATCAAACTGCGTCATTGATAATCGCTGGGTTTTGCAAATTACCGACTACGGCCTTGGTGACTTCAAGAAGGGACAGCTGGTTGAAGATGTCGGAGAATATGCATACTATAGCA ACCTGTTCTGGCGAGCCCCTGAGCATTTACGTGAAGGTGACAACATGCCATGTGCTGGATCTTCTAAAGGCGACGTTTATTCTTTTGCTATTATCTTACAAGAGATCTACGCACGCTCACAACCGTACTATCTGAATGACGAGGAACCAAAGG AAATCATCAAAAACGTGATAGACGAGGACGAACCACATTTCCGACCAAACATTAGCGAATTAAAGGAGAGCGATGAAGTTCCAGACTGTGTGATCGAAGTGATGGAACATTGCTGGGTGGAAGATCCGATCAACAGACCAGATTTCCTAGGGGCAAAGGAAATGTTGAAACCATTGCAAAAAGGACT AAAACCAAATATTCTAGATAACATGATTGCCATAATGGAAAGATACTCAAATCAATTGGAGGAAATTGTCGACGAACGCACACAAGAACTGCGACATGAAAAAAGAAGAGTGGAAGGCCTGTTGCATCGAATGTTGCCATC ATCCATCGCATCTCAGTTGATGAAAGGTATCTCTGTACAACCCGAAGCCTTTGAAATGGTGACCATTTTCTTCTCTGATATCGTTGGATTTACGGCTCTATCTGCAGCAAGTACACCGATTCAG GTTGTTAACATGTTGAACGATCTGTACACCTGTTTTGACGCCATCATTGCCAACTACGATGTCTACAAGGTTGAGACCATTGGTGATGCGTACATGCTAGTATCAGGCCTACCTATCAGAAATGGAATCAACCACGCTGGTCAGATCGCCTCGGCTGCTTGGCACTTACTGGAGTCTATCCAAACATTTAGAGTACGCCATCGTCCAGATGAAACACTACGATTGCGTATTGGAATCCATTCAG GTCCGTGTGTTGCCGGTGTTGTAGGTTTGGCTATGCCTCGCTATTGTCTTTTTGGCGATACAGTTAACACGGCTTCACGTATGGAATCAAACGGTTTGC CTTTGAAAATACACGTTAGTCCTGAGTGCAAGGCTGTCTTGGATAAAATCGGTGGATACGAACTCGAAGAAAGGGGACTTGTTGCAATGAAG GGTAAAGGTGAAATCTTAACTTATTGGCTGGCAGGGCAGGACCCAAgctacaaaattgacaaaatcaaGCCACCAGAACAAGATACtactgaaacataa